The Eleutherodactylus coqui strain aEleCoq1 chromosome 6, aEleCoq1.hap1, whole genome shotgun sequence genome window below encodes:
- the LOC136631679 gene encoding hepatocyte nuclear factor 6-like — MNVQLGLETSEDISGSGQQLMHNHNRTLHPPVPRSSLVSSMTSVLDGNDYHRSEHHLATSLHPGLGFGGDSPPGSANSYTTLTPLQPLHDKFHHHQHHQCVPVGNVIGSFTLMREDRGLGPPSNFYSHYPKDISMGQSLSSLPSPNLTSMHSYGHHSGHLSNEKVVSGNGFEAHHHSMFSRIDQHFSRELSPPPSSGVGSPNNMHQHHYVHHRAEINCRQNPPMPTQSTTLSSQLEEINTKDVAQRIIAELKRYSIPQAIFAERVLCRSQGTLSDLLRNPKPWSKLKSGRETFKRMWRWLQEPEFQRMAALRLEACKRKEQEQTKAERNHVPKRHRLVFTDIQRRTLHAIFHENQRPSKELQITIAQQLGLELSTVSNFFMNARRRSLDKWMDEGHGRPPSSSSSLSSKGGSAIACTKA; from the exons ATGAATGTCCAGTTGGGTTTGGAGACCAGTGAAGACATTTCCGGCTCAGGCCAACAGCTTATGCACAACCATAATAGGACTTTACATCCACCTGTTCCCAGATCTTCATTGGTTTCCAGTATGACTTCTGTTCTGGATGGAAATGACTATCACCGCTCAGAGCATCATCTGGCTACCTCCCTGCATCCTGGACTAGGATTTGGCGGCGATTCACCCCCGGGATCTGCTAATAGTTACACCACCTTGACACCACTCCAACCGCTTCATGACAAGTTCCATCACCACCAGCACCATCAATGTGTCCCAGTTGGGAATGTGATTGGAAGTTTTACTCTTATGAGAGAGGACAGAGGCCTTGGCCCACCTAGTAACTTTTATAGTCACTATCCCAAAGATATAAGCATGGGACAAAGCCTTTCCTCCTTGCCAAGTCCTAACCTGACGAGCATGCACAGCTACGGTCATCATTCTGGACACTTGTCTAACGAGAAGGTGGTATCTGGCAATGGTTTTGAGGCCCACCATCACAGCATGTTCAGCAGAATAGACCAGCACTTTTCCAGAGAGTTGTCCCCACCTCCATCTTCTGGAGTGGGGTCACCCAACAATATGCACCAACATCACTATGTGCACCACAGGGCCGAGATAAACTGCAGGCAAAACCCACCCATGCCAACACAAAGCACTACTCTATCCAGTCAACTGGAAGAGATTAATACCAAAGATGTTGCCCAAAGAATCATTGCGGAACTGAAAAGATACAGCATCCCTCAAGCTATTTTTGCTGAAAGAGTCTTGTGTAGGTCACAAGGGACACTCTCAGACCTTCTAAGAAACCCCAAACCTTGGAGCAAGCTAAAATCTGGAAGAGAAACCTTTAAGAGGATGTGGCGGTGGCTTCAGGAGCCTGAATTCCAGAGAATGGCAGCTTTAAGGTTAGAAG CCTGCAAAAGGAAAGAGCAAGAGCAAACCAAAGCCGAAAGAAATCACGTTCCTAAGAGGCACCGCCTGGTCTTCACCGACATCCAGCGACGCACGCTACATGCCATTTTTCATGAGAACCAGAGGCCCTCCAAGGAATTGCAGATTACCATTGCCCAACAGCTTGGCCTTGAGCTGTCCACCGTCAGCAACTTCTTCATGAATGCTCGCAGGAGAAGCTTGGACAAGTGGATGGATGAGGGTCATGGGCGTCCTCCATCCTCTTCCAGCTCTTTATCATCCAAAGGTGGCTCAGCCATTGCTTGCACCAAAGCATGA